In Candidatus Neomarinimicrobiota bacterium, the following are encoded in one genomic region:
- a CDS encoding flagellar basal body L-ring protein FlgH, translated as MGNFNNLFAGMARLPWLLIFVMTSAAACANTHRAIDPKSTVIPEKLYESKREVSDGGIWPGDTSKNLFFEDTKARQVGDIVTVVINETASSSQSATTDTSKNSNINLTTTGVLGLPSNFNIQNFLGMGTAFNPNLQASTSRALQGSGTTTRTGTLTATLSAVIVKAYANGNFEIEGKRSVTVNNEEQLMILRGTIVSFQIIKHECRYTLYLKNLWFKSINQERSILLPW; from the coding sequence ATGGGGAATTTTAATAATTTGTTTGCGGGGATGGCTCGACTGCCCTGGTTGCTGATTTTTGTAATGACGAGTGCGGCGGCCTGCGCCAACACGCACAGAGCGATCGACCCGAAGTCTACAGTCATCCCGGAAAAACTTTATGAATCAAAAAGAGAGGTGTCCGATGGAGGAATCTGGCCGGGAGACACGTCGAAAAATCTGTTTTTTGAAGACACGAAAGCAAGGCAGGTCGGAGACATTGTTACTGTTGTGATCAACGAAACTGCCAGTTCGTCTCAGTCGGCCACGACCGATACCTCAAAAAATTCCAACATCAACCTCACGACAACGGGAGTTTTGGGCTTGCCCAGTAATTTTAATATCCAGAATTTCCTGGGAATGGGAACCGCATTCAATCCGAACCTGCAGGCGTCAACAAGCAGGGCACTCCAGGGCAGTGGAACAACCACACGTACGGGAACGTTGACTGCAACACTTTCGGCGGTCATCGTCAAAGCGTATGCCAACGGTAATTTCGAAATTGAGGGCAAGCGGTCAGTGACCGTAAATAACGAAGAACAATTGATGATTCTGCGAGGAACCATTGTTTCTTTCCAAATTATCAAACATGAATGCAGATACACTCTTTACCTCAAGAATCTTTGGTTCAAGTCCATAAATCAAGAGAGATCGATCCTCTTGCCATGGTAA
- the flgA gene encoding flagellar basal body P-ring formation protein FlgA, with the protein MNSKVTISLDVVRMMNDVGRGEIVRREDVTLDQIRSDRILREAPVRLDKVVGREATRNLKSGRIVKRRDTKKAPLVNRGDRVMIVVRRGGLKITAPGTVREEGFKNSIVQVVNLNSKKMVYGEVIDANTVEVKF; encoded by the coding sequence TTGAATTCGAAGGTAACGATTTCCCTGGATGTAGTTCGCATGATGAATGATGTCGGTCGCGGCGAAATCGTCCGCCGTGAAGATGTGACGCTGGACCAAATCCGTTCGGACCGAATATTAAGAGAGGCACCCGTTCGTCTGGATAAGGTGGTGGGCCGGGAAGCGACAAGAAACCTGAAAAGCGGAAGAATTGTGAAGCGGCGGGATACTAAAAAAGCTCCCCTGGTCAACCGGGGCGACCGTGTGATGATCGTTGTGCGAAGAGGGGGGTTAAAAATCACAGCGCCGGGTACGGTGCGGGAAGAAGGATTTAAAAACAGCATCGTTCAGGTGGTGAATCTGAATAGTAAAAAAATGGTTTACGGCGAAGTGATTGATGCCAACACGGTAGAGGTAAAGTTCTAA